Proteins encoded within one genomic window of Triticum aestivum cultivar Chinese Spring chromosome 2D, IWGSC CS RefSeq v2.1, whole genome shotgun sequence:
- the LOC123050822 gene encoding uncharacterized protein gives MVHLIMNEIFGIVFALLANRRWYEGRAELGIATTLIGLVVFIVPMVVWMLLQPMIKRNYAGLENYMGTAAVVVDVYVALLMVNIQYIITVIIPLMIFLFIGALAWKSSETGASWYGSSKEVHDGDGVNRTRAWKQEKNEGCKNLIELFSSKSSNGDKLACFEVTNYLLQLSRVTWTQYKREQGCTPILSDFLLFLGSALGALGALLASPLAGFDSRAVSIQVLPVLHKTCTVLLLVAVHTLAAEWLGEDMIFVCLPELIAVLVWFSVCFGQAMSVSSSVSLKSQVIIGSVVAMLVYLTSWQANDRNMHVSCVIWVIWISLSSSALSGFHAWLLLGWPGSTSNSESDKLIHLLKVASTVGSSAAVILCVSLVFTDPSILHESVSSFEHKTITTVLSVLCTYLLYSLHPIINVLTLC, from the coding sequence ATGGTCCACCTGATTATGAACGAGATATTCGGCATCGTATTTGCTTTGCTGGCAAACCGACGGTGGTATGAAGGAAGAGCGGAATTGGGCATTGCTACAACTCTCATTGGTCTTGTGGTTTTCATTGTTCCCATGGTGGTTTGGATGCTGCTGCAACCCATGATTAAGAGAAACTACGCTGGTCTTGAGAACTACATGGGGACTGCCGCCGTGGTGGTGGATGTCTATGTGGCCTTACTTATGGTCAACATACAGTATATCATAACAGttatcatcccacttatgatcttTCTCTTCATTGGCGCACTTGCCTGGAAATCGAGTGAAACCGGGGCTTCTTGGTACGGCAGCAGCAAAGAGGTTCATGACGGAGACGGAGTGAACAGAACGAGAGCTTGGAAGCAGGAGAAGAATGAAGGGTGCAAGAACCTCATTGAACTTTTCAGTTCAAAGAGTAGCAACGGCGACAAATTGGCATGCTTTGAAGTTACCAACTACCTTTTGCAGCTATCACGGGTGACATGGACTCAATACAAGAGAGAGCAAGGTTGTACTCCTATTCTgtctgattttcttctcttcttgGGTTCAGCGCTAGGTGCTCTTGGAGCGTTGCTAGCATCACCGCTGGCTGGATTTGATTCTCGTGCAGTATCAATACAGGTGCTGCCAGTGCTGCACAAGACCTGTACCGTGTTGCTCTTGGTAGCAGTTCACACACTGGCTGCGGAATGGCTAGGGGAGGACATGATCTTTGTTTGCTTACCAGAGCTTATTGCAGTGCTTGTATGGTTCAGTGTTTGTTTTGGCCAGGCAATGAGCGTCAGCAGTTCCGTGTCGCTGAAATCGCAAGTCATTATCGGCTCAGTTGTGGCTATGCTAGTATACCTGACCTCCTGGCAAGCAAATGACAGGAATATGCATGTGTCCTGTGTCATATGGGTGATTTGGATTTCTCTCTCTTCATCAGCATTATCTGGGTTCCATGCTTGGTTGCTGCTTGGCTGGCCTGGAAGCACCTCAAACTCAGAGTCGGACAAACTAATCCATCTGCTCAAAGTTGCCTCGACAGTTGGCTCTAGTGCAGCAGTCATATTGTGCGTCTCTCTGGTGTTTACTGATCCAAGTATTTTGCATGAGTCGGTATCTTCCTTTGAGCACAAAACCATCACTACAGTACTATCAGTTTTGTGCACATAtttgttgtactccctccatcccataataaaTGTCTTAACTTTGTgctag